The genomic stretch CTTTGATATGTGAATGTGTTCGAATGTGCATCTGATCTGAACTAGTGGAGCCGCATGTGCATGCCATCGAATGGCCCAACTGTCAAATTTAGATACCATGCGTGAAGTCTCCGTGGGCGGCGCGATAGCACCTTGCGATTACAGTGGTGGAAGTCTGCGATTAAGATCAATGTTTAAGATATGGATATAATAAAGATTAGCTATGGAGGGCCATGATGCACATTCCTAAGTCTCAAGCCACTAGGAAATAAACAAGTACGGGTAACCTACCACACCTACGACGATGCTATGCTCACattgagagatagagagagagagagatgtggaaATTGCGGTTGACGTTCCTAATTTGGTCGTATTGGGTGTCACCAACCGGCCAGAGGAAGGTGGCGAGCAATTGGACCAACAGTACGTGGGATCGAGCGCAAATCTTAAAGCAGCCCAGCTGGGCTTGCAATGAACGACGTCTCAGATCGCTTTGAATGAAAACAATAGAAATTAAAAAATTGCGTTTGCCGGGAGTCGAACCCGGGTCTATTGCTTGGAAGGCAATTATCCTAACCGTTGGACTACAAACGCTGACTTGACCTATCCTCcactaaatatatataaataattagttTAATTAGGTTAATCTACTGATCACGTAGAAGATGATTAGTCTGCTTGTATATGTGACCCGAAACAGATGCTGTATCTCCTTCCTTTTACGTTCTTGAGAGAAAATAACCTGCAGTAGATGACAGGGAACAAGAAACCAATACGACTGTATTTGAATTATCTCTTTTCTAAATTTATAGGTTTATTTGAATTATATTTGTGTCACAAAATAGCAGGTGAAAGACTCGTTAAAAGGCTCGAGTCAAGTGTCTGAATCAGTATACGGTCAACTCGTTGGATGCTACTTTTCCGCTCCTCTCGATTTTATCTTTCGCCCTTTTTGACCACCGATTCCCAGTGTTGACCAACTTTAACCGACTCCAATATCCAACCGATAATAGCAGGACCAGAAAATAACGCAATTATACATTAATTGTGGTAAGGTTCGTCCACAGCGAGACGAGCGAGGGTATAACTTAACGCTGTGGTAAAGGAAGAGGTCCGGGGCTCATCCGTTGGAGTCAGTCGTCTCTCTTCCCAACTGAAAACCAACCACAGACGCGTCGAGCCTTTCCCACGTGCGGCCGATCGCCACTCGGGTTGCCCTCCTCTGCATGGCGGCGACCGTGGCACATAGCACGCGCAAAGCACGTGCGCATCTCATCCCCGCTTCCTTTTAATCGCACTCCCCCCTCACCCCTCCGTTCCCCGTCTGGAAAGCAAAGAATCCTTCGACGAGCCCGCCGGGTTTCCGTTCTCTGGTTCTCCGGCGAATCGAATTGGACCGGGAAGGAATCGAGTCGACTGGCTTCGGTTCGTGATCGAATGGAGAAGGAGAACCCGTCGAGCAATCGGTACATGGGACGAAACGACAGCGACACCTCTGGCGCCTTCAGCGACTGCAACAGTGACCGCTCCGGCGAGTTCACCTCCTCCGGATCGCCCACCACGTCGTCTTCTTccatcggcggcggcggcggcggcgggggactCCACCGGCTCCTTGTCTCCTACGCCGTTGATTACTCCCACGAGGTGGTGCGCCGGCTCATCTCCGACCTCGAGTCTCCCTCCGCCACCGTCGAGTCCCAGCGCCGAGCAGCCATGGAGCTCCGCCTCCTAGCGAAGCACAACCCGGAGAACCGGCTGCGTGTCGCCGCCGCCGGAGCGGTCGGCCCCCTCGTCGCGCTGGTCTCTCACCCGGATCCCCAGCTCCAGGAGCACGGCGTCACCGCCGTGCTGAACCTCTCCCTCTGCGACGAGAACAAGACCCTGATCGCTGCCGCCGGAGCCATCCGCCCCCTCGTCCGCGCCCTCAGCACCGGCACCCCCGTCGCTCGCGAGAACGCCGCCTGCGCCCTCCTCCGGCTCGCCCAGCTCGACGACCTCCGCACCGCCATCGGCCGCTCCGGCGCCATCCCTCCCTTGGTGGCCCTCCTCGAGTCCGGCGGGCCCCGCGCGAAGAAGGACGCCG from Musa acuminata AAA Group cultivar baxijiao chromosome BXJ1-3, Cavendish_Baxijiao_AAA, whole genome shotgun sequence encodes the following:
- the LOC103979419 gene encoding U-box domain-containing protein 4, which gives rise to MEKENPSSNRYMGRNDSDTSGAFSDCNSDRSGEFTSSGSPTTSSSSIGGGGGGGGLHRLLVSYAVDYSHEVVRRLISDLESPSATVESQRRAAMELRLLAKHNPENRLRVAAAGAVGPLVALVSHPDPQLQEHGVTAVLNLSLCDENKTLIAAAGAIRPLVRALSTGTPVARENAACALLRLAQLDDLRTAIGRSGAIPPLVALLESGGPRAKKDAATALFALLASRENKARAVETGIVRSLLDLMADPDSGMVDKAAYVLNAVVEVAEGRAAAVEEDGIPVLVEMVETGTSRQKDIAVRSLLQICKESAIYRKMAAHEGAIPPLVALSQSATKKSKEKAEALIELLRQPRRTAGDSRR